In the Ictidomys tridecemlineatus isolate mIctTri1 chromosome 10, mIctTri1.hap1, whole genome shotgun sequence genome, ATAGAAACCAAAGGCACAGAGACAGCAAGCAtaagctattctttttttttcttcttcttcagtaCTGTAGATGGCACCCAGGAACTTGCATGTGTGTGAAGTAGGCACTCTacccactctaccactgatctacacccgCAGCTAAAAGTGGATACTGTTTTTAAGAAGAAGAGGTCCGCTTGGtgcggtggcatacacctgtaatcccagcggctcaggagactgagatagcaagattgcaagttcaaagccagcctcagcaaaagtgaggcactgagcaactcggtgagaccctgtctctaaattaaatacaaaatagggctgggatgtggctcagtggttgagtgcccctggttcaatccccagtgccaaacaaacaaacaaacaaccccccccccaaaaaaaaaaaaccagacaagtgaaggaagaaaagaaatggagcaaGAACTTGAAAGGCAATCAGAATCAAGAAGGGgaattttggggggctggggttgtggctcagtggtagagcgcttgcctatcatgttagaagccctgggttcaatcctcagcatcatattaaaaaaaaaaaaaaaaaagaaggggcaCTTTGTCTTGTTTTATAATGCAAGAAACTTAAATGTGAGAGGCACCCAGTGGACTGGGGAGAGATGAAGAGGTCCACAAACAAAGAATCAGAACACTGGGCTGGAAAGACCCAGCAGAATCAGATGTGTGCAGAATTTAGTAGTGACAAGGACAGTGTTATGGGCAGAGCATGGCTCCTCCTCATGGCTCTCATGTGGTTCTGCCTCACCACGCAGTCTCACCTCGTGGAGTTTGTCAGCCTTCTGGGTCTGCTTCTTCCGACTTCTCTGAGCAGCAACTcggtttttttctctccttcggACCTTCCTGTCATCATCCTCAGGACTCTGGGGGATGACATTTGGGGGGGTGTGATGTCGAAGCCCCTTGCCTTGCCTTTCTCTGCCCTCTTTCTTCACTCTGAACGTCACTCACCGAGCGCCAGCATTTCCTTTATTACTGATGTTGCTCCATCAGCGGGCTAATGATAGCTTTTAAGGGGCACTCACTGCATGCTGGGCCTCTGCTTAGCTGTTAGTCCCCAAGACTGCCCTGAGAAATGTGTACTGTGGCTGTCATTTAAAAGATGAGCAATAAGAGGGCTGGAGGTGCTAAGTGTGGGGTTGCACACCTGAAAGGCTGAAGTaggatgattacaagttcaaggccagcctgggcaatttagcaagatcctgtctcaaaataacatttgCAAAAGGTTAGGAATACAGGTcggcggtagagtgcttgctatcATGaatgaggccccgggttcaatcctcagtactaggGTAGGGGAAGGTAAGTGCTGCAGGCTGAAgctgtagctcagtaataaagggcttgcctagcatgtgtgaggccctagattcTATAAAAGAAAGATGAGGAATAAGAAACTCAGATAGGTTAAGGAACTTGCTCCAGGTATCACAGCTAGTATGGGGGTAAGTGGGAAGTGGAACTCAGGTCTGTTGGTCTCCAAACCAACGTTCACAAACCTCTATCCCACAAAGGCGTAGGCCTGGAAGAGTTGTGGTGTAAGTGTTGCTCATCTGAGCCTGGGAAAACTGGAGgccatctgctctctggaacttgCTGTGTGTCAGCTCTTACAACACCACACACTAGCAGGTACTTTTGATACTATGGGCAAATCATGGTTACATACTTGTAACTGATTGCAACTATATAACTCTTCCAATGCACACCCCTAACAATGTGCTCATTTGAACAATGCCTCACTGATATTTTGCTTTGGAGGTCAgagtaaataaaaaatcaaatccatGATATGTCCTGAAAGCCTTGCTATCAATGAGATTCAGCCAAATGGAGTCAAATCCTTCAAGAGGTACTGTGAAACAGGCAGGCAGAATAACACACTTACCATGGTAAAGATACTTCATTCATTATAGGAAACATGAAAAAGAACAGCAATATTTGCTTTCCAGAACCCCATGAGAAGATatcaagggagaaaaaaaatattaccctTAAGGGTTTTAAAAAACAAGAGGTGAATGGGGTACAGATCAAAGAAAGCTCATCAATTATTACTATTAATGAAAGCAAATATCAAAAACACCTAATAATGATATTTTCAGTTATCATTTTATTTAGTCTTATATTCTGAATAAGAAAGACACACCATCTCTCCAATTACTGAAGGTAAGAATTTCcaacatatgcaaaaataaaaggagaagaaTAAACAACATACATAATAAATAGAAGTGGCCTGGGGACAATGCTGCAGGGTACAGAGATGGTGTAAAAATCACAGGGCAGGGACATGTGGTGTAGAATATGGAACTTTAGCATAAACTTTACAATCTCACTGATCCTAATTTTGTATTATCAATAAGACCTTGGGTAAATGGtttaaattttctgaatttccaattttctcaTTAAGTGTGAtacattcattctttcaataaatataacTGAGTatctaccatgtgccaggcattcTCCTAGGCACTAGAAATACAAGCCCAGAACAACGGGTCATTGACCTCTGCTGCTTTCTGCCAAAAGGCCTGAGGTTTGGGGCTAGTGTACCATGCAATTAGACTTTGTCCTAAAACTCCCTATACACAGTATGCTCTCCAGCAGTTACTAGTCTTTGTTGaggttgttatttttaattgaatctcCGACAGTGCTTGTCACTAAATCATGTCTTtctattttccataataaaaaaggCATAGGACACACAGGATTGACATGCATCCTACATTTAATTAAGGCAGAAAGGTTTGCAAAGTCAGGAAGTTAACAATATCTCATTTAGACCTCATAAAAACCCTGAGatgttgttatattttttatagGTGGGTTAACTATGGCTTGGAATCATCAAATTATCAAGATTACTGAGCCTGCGTGGCCAAGGTGAGAcccaaactcagatctctgtgACATTCTAGTGTCACGCGATGACACTAGGTGCTTGGGAGGGGGCAGCCATAAGAATGAAAGACTCAATCCAGATCCTAAAGCAGCTGGGTGCAATGCCTCCTAATGGCCATCTCGGCGGGAAACATGATTTCAGTTTCCTGTCTGGCGCAGTTGTAAAAGTTGCTGGGGACAACGCAGAGGACTGACTGGATGGGCGTAAGGGGTTTTCACCGGCTCTGGGGTGAAATCTGCTCGCGGAGGGGTCCCTATCGCATACTGCTAGCTGAACCATCCAGTTCCCCATATGGGCGGCAACAAGGAGGCTGGATGTGGGGACGTGGGGACGTGGGGACGAACCGCAGATTCAGTCTTTGGACCGAATTCCCCCACCTGGCGCTCTAGCTCATTCCTGGAGTCACCGGTGAGAGCCAAGCACGTGAAAAGTGGAGTGGGAGCTGATCGCCACGCAGGACCCGGGCTGCGCCAGATGCCCCACGTGCGGGTGAGCGCAGGTTGCCGGGCCCATGTAGGTATAGGCGCCCTCAGGTCTTCACGGTCGGAGGCACTGAAGCTATCCTAGGCGCCGCGGACACCGAGCTTGAGCTGGGCGACCGGACACATGGGGGGGGGGCCTGAGTCCTCCCCCACCTCCCGCCCCACTCTCGGTTGTCCGGTGCTAGGGGATGCGCCCTACACCCCCGCACCTTAGCGGTCACCACCCGGAAACTCCAGCGCCCACCTCCTGCTTCCCCGCGGCGTCCCTCGCCCCTAGCCCAGCTAGGCATCAGTGCCCTCGAGCCCCTGAGGTCCTCCCTGCGCGCCTCGTCCACTACCTGCGGCTGCGGCTGATTCCCAGGCGCCGCGACGCTCCTCTGCAGGACGCTACTGTCGGTCAGGAGCCCTTGCGACATGCCGGGCGCTCCTCTGCTCCGCCCCGCCCCGCCGAGCAGCCTGGCGGAGCAGCGGCCGCCCGCCCCGCCCGCGGCGCCCTGCACGCGGGGCACTGCCTACCGGTGCTCTCGCGCCCTCGGCATCCTCGCGCCCCGGCACCTGCCGGCCGTCGGCCCTCCGCCCCGCCCCCTCGGCTTCCCGCTCTCCCGGCTCCTCCGCGCACCGCGCGATCGCGAGgccaccccacccctcccccaggcccagcACGCTGTCCTTCCCGTCCCCAAGTCCGCCCCGCCCCCGCTGTCTCCCACCCCCGCCTGATTTCCTCCTCTCCCCGCCCAGTTGTGGCACCTCGGGGTCCCAAATCCCACCCCTGTCGCGGCTTTCCGCAGCGGCCCCTCGCTTCATGGAAGTCACGTGGTGGCTCTGAAACCCAGGGGGGGGGAACGCGAAGCCCACCCACAAGAGGTGACGCCGGGCGAGTGGGGGTCAGGGAGGCACGGCGCAGCCTTTGGGGTCCTTCGAACGCTCTAGAGGAACTCGAGTTGGGAAACTCAAGTGGGTGGATTTGGGGTTGGTGGTTTTTTTCCCCAGTCTCATCACGACATCTTCCTGCGCATGGGCCACGCCTCCCCGCCACCCCCTAGCGCGGGTCACAGCCTCGGGGGGACTTTCTCCAGGGCGATCTGTCACCTGGGAGAGCCACTCTCACTCCTTCCGCAGTCCCGGAGCCGCTGGCGGGAGGCGGGGTCAGCCCGCTTCACAGAGTCCCACTGCACACCCCAAAGCCACGGGCGTCCCAGGGCTTTTCTGCGGAGAGCACCTATCCTTTTTCACCTCGTCCCTCCCGACTGAGCCAGAGAACTAGGCGGGGCGGCACCTTGGGTGAATTCCCTGAGTGGAGGGTGAGCAGGGGCAGAAATGGTGACAGGCTTTTCTGAAAGCAAACCTGCCGCGTTGGACGTCACTTGACAGATTCGGGGATGTGGGCCCGCCACGCTAAGTTTGAAAGGACTAGATCTTTTTTCAGATTAAGGTGGCAGGTGTGGCAAGACTAGGTGTGTGAATGTCACTCTCATTCCATACTGGACACGGGTAGAGGTATGGAGTGTTTGCCTCCATTTGCCTACCTGTTAAAAATAAGAAGCCAAGATGATTGTATTCAGCAAAGGAAAACTAGTGGTTACAAGTTTGTCTTTTACTTGCTGTGAGCATCGGGAAACAAAGATAGCCTCGAATCTGGGTGGACCGGTGGGACCCAGTTCAGAAGTGCCTTCTGTGGTAGTCACTTTGGCCCTGGGCGCAGCAGTATGTGGATAGTAGACCGGTCTGTCTGATTTCTAGTGTACACGGCTCTCCGCCAGGATTTAAGACCCTCCCTTTGCTAAAACTTTCAGAGGAGCTTGCATGAACTTAGCTGCTTGGCTGCTGGCAAGAAAGCTAGTGGAGATTCATTCTGACAGGGGCTTCGGCCAACCGAGGACAGAGGAGGAGGTGCGAGGCAGAGGGAGGACAGAGAATGGTCGCAGCACTATAAACATCGTGCTGCACACAACACTAGCAAGGTTGCAGGACTGAGCCATTGTACCCCGGGTTTTCTGCCTAGGTTTCTTTTCTCATCTCCGTTTTATTTCTTCACTGAACTTAACTCATGGTTGCCT is a window encoding:
- the Batf3 gene encoding basic leucine zipper transcriptional factor ATF-like 3 isoform X2: MSQGLLTDSSVLQRSVAAPGNQPQPQSPEDDDRKVRRREKNRVAAQRSRKKQTQKADKLHEEYECLEQENTMLRKEIGKLTEELRHLSEALKEHEKMCPLLLCPMNFVQVPRPDPVASCLPR
- the Batf3 gene encoding basic leucine zipper transcriptional factor ATF-like 3 isoform X1; the encoded protein is MSQGLLTDSSVLQRSVAAPGNQPQPQDSFSASDREDLRAPIPTWARQPALTRTWGIWRSPGPAWRSAPTPLFTCLALTGDSRNELERQSPEDDDRKVRRREKNRVAAQRSRKKQTQKADKLHEEYECLEQENTMLRKEIGKLTEELRHLSEALKEHEKMCPLLLCPMNFVQVPRPDPVASCLPR